A stretch of Lachancea thermotolerans CBS 6340 chromosome D complete sequence DNA encodes these proteins:
- the UFD4 gene encoding putative ubiquitin-protein ligase UFD4 (similar to uniprot|P33202 Saccharomyces cerevisiae YKL010C UFD4 Ubiquitin-protein ligase (E3) that interacts with Rpt4p and Rpt6p two subunits of the 19S particle of the 26S proteasome cytoplasmic E3 involved in the degradation of ubiquitin fusion proteins): MSRDEIRHSMNRDYDSDGDFVIRPSRQNDYEDEDVAEEENEYSYPEEVDDDVESYEGNMYHFGDEENERDEAYENSQDSEHSGENPTEEVDGNEGDDIEDELRNTTLRGAQRQSSLQELLGSLAQNMEGPSREHGGENSRRVNIADIFPEMFSMMGAGRSTGRGNPRLIKLLDNVTNAQDDPYIAMESLRELSEQLLMMSPLAAERAVPQEDLLKGIVDIFMDPLLQGELELQLIAFRCLYNLFEVNPDMISIAVDRNVIAACNDKLAEISYIDLAEQVLETLEIISRLHGRSVLQSGSLLACLQYLDFFTSHAQRKAVTIVVNSCAKIRAVDLGHISDIMWRLKEIFVSSQDHSLRQNMLNVFYGICAGLGRGDKTLEGLFDFELIESIMQLISNGETNLESRLKAFDILSQVLVSGEVLAPQIIGCGRVLDMLMSSMNEYKKSTASQLHETVMFAPKPLLTCISRFIVVLFPGEDKQILSADTPKQYEFQGIEEQSRQLVKGLGPFLVQVYVNAVDFQIRRLVLVALARVLSPHIPIETCDIDKGIVSMIASSLARNMALFEQSGFKDQVSGVLLLGSLRLVTSLLEKNASEHLPAFVREGVFESFKSFSKELSSIVPESLEKTQAGDPPQNNGKFTDISDTNSESNYHSDDDDYNMEFEGMESPDHTRPNRVCFRILKHLKLNYVQNELANTLESVIESYGGEGAVISEISEINSLVERLRLLDVHSDTYEYWQRIWLEVKSKLFMSNFVCSGFEFISSGLADEMSKLVLSNSSKSSICQRALIETFGEDLETFAEIIQSALTRLESFELLDCGLHGEDGKGASLGKQVKIRLEYDGDAVEDGIPKNLQAVTVAIHCVATFRSLNEFLKHRVLQSQLITSLIPALAMRVDRQDDDVKWSFDFAFNNTKCDHQDTIFGAIFRPIKNAGKDSKSLWSEPHIIRYKKAQGKDSDQKLSTLYFGGPRGLNELGRLEGLLVLLKCLRGSSLRPECFVNSKISAKLACQLEEPLIVAGGLLPSWTVLLTRNYPFLFPFETRMFFLQSSSFGHGRLIQVWRNRVGSDKGDFADALHQLGRPTRRKLKVSRGAVFLSALKILDKYGSTPNILEVEFLNEVGTGLGPTLEFFAIVSKEFAYKSLRMWRSENFNSCKEGELVEEHLFPAPLLASSNQEKTLELFHKLGTFVSRSMLDDRILDFRFSKAFFELAHMYARNEKIRFDDFDLTIDYMSMVDPHLAKSMKYLFTLKNDHDFESLSLTFYLSGYNIELIENGKDVAVTIENFPDYFERLSDQVLGTGVKMQIQSFIEGFSRTFPYTSLLALTPDELTDLFGSVEEDWTHETLYAYVDADHGYSHDSNIIHDLISIMTSFSKAERRLFLEFLTGSPKLPIGGFKSLNPRMTVVRKHTENDLEPDHYLPSVMTCANYLKLPKYSNKDVLKSRVLQAMKEGLGAFLLS, encoded by the coding sequence ATGTCAAGAGACGAGATCAGGCATTCAATGAACCGCGACTACGATAGCGACGGGGACTTTGTTATCCGGCCAAGTAGACAAAATGAttatgaagatgaagacgtagcagaagaggaaaaTGAATATTCGTACCCCGAGGAGGTtgatgatgatgttgaatCGTATGAGGGAAACATGTATCACTTTGGAGACGAAGAGAACGAAAGAGATGAAGCATACGAAAATTCGCAAGACAGTGAACATTCCGGGGAAAACCCcactgaagaagttgatggTAATGAAGGGGATGATATTGAAGACGAACTCCGCAATACAACGCTGCGGGGTGCGCAAAGGCAGTCTTCCTTGCAGGAATTACTTGGGTCCTTAGCCCAGAACATGGAGGGGCCTTCCCGTGAACACGGTGGAGAGAATTCACGAAGAGTCAACATAGCTGATATTTTTCCTGAGATGTTCAGTATGATGGGAGCTGGGCGTTCAACTGGTAGAGGCAACCCACGACTaatcaagcttttggatAATGTTACGAACGCGCAGGACGACCCGTATATCGCTATGGAAAGTTTAAGGGAGCTGTCGGAGCAATTGCTAATGATGAGTCCGCTAGCGGCAGAACGCGCTGTGCCTCAGGAAGACCTTTTAAAAGGAATAGTTGATATATTCATGGACCCGTTGCTTCAAGGCGAGCTTGAGCTGCAGCTCATAGCGTTTCGTTGCTTGTACAACCTGTTCGAAGTCAACCCGGACATGATTTCGATAGCGGTCGACAGAAATGTTATTGCCGCATGCAACGATAAACTGGCAGAGATAAGCTACATTGATTTGGCAgaacaagttttggaaacGCTTGAAATTATATCTCGTCTGCACGGAAGAAGCGTTCTGCAATCAGGCAGCTTGCTGGCTTGTTTACAATATTTGGACTTTTTTACCTCTCATGCGCAGAGAAAGGCAGTTACTATAGTGGTGAATTCATGCGCAAAAATACGAGCGGTTGACCTGGGTCACATATCAGACATCATGTGGAGGCTCAAAGAAATCTTCGTGAGCTCCCAAGATCATTCGCTCCGGCAAAATATGTTGAATGTGTTTTACGGTATTTGCGCCGGGTTAGGAAGGGGTGACAAGACACTTGAAGGACTATTTGATTTCGAGCTCATTGAAAGTATCATGCAACTCATTTCAAATGGGGAAACTAACCTTGAGAGCAGGCTCAAAGCATTTGATATactttctcaagttttggTAAGTGGGGAAGTATTAGCACCCCAAATAATTGGATGCGGAAGGGTTTTGGATATGTTAATGAGCTCCATGAATGAGTACAAAAAGAGTACAGCATCTCAGTTGCATGAAACTGTAATGTTCGCACCAAAGCCCTTGCTAACATGTATTTCGCGGTTTATTGTTGTGCTTTTCCCAGGAGAAGACAAACAAATTCTTTCGGCGGATACTCCGAAACAATACGAATTTCAAGGAATAGAAGAACAGTCAAGGCAGCTAGTTAAAGGCCTAGGTCCGTTTTTGGTTCAAGTGTATGTCAACGCCGTGGACTTCCAAATTCGGCGACTTGTGTTGGTCGCTCTCGCTCGTGTCTTGTCACCACATATTCCCATCGAGACTTGTGATATAGACAAAGGGATTGTTTCCATGATTGCTTCTAGCCTCGCACGTAACATGGCactttttgagcagagTGGCTTCAAGGATCAAGTTTCTGGGGTGCTTCTTCTGGGAAGTTTGCGGCTTGTGACATCACTTCTTGAGAAAAATGCTTCCGAACACTTGCCGGCTTTTGTGAGGGAAGGTGTTTTTGAGTCATTCAAGTCGTTTTCAAAGGAGTTATCCTCAATTGTTCCCGAGTCCTTAGAGAAGACACAAGCTGGGGACCCTCCTCAAAACAACGGAAAGTTTACTGACATTAGTGATACAAATAGCGAGTCTAACTACCATAGCGATGATGACGACTATAATATGGAATTTGAAGGTATGGAGAGTCCAGATCATACACGGCCTAATCGAGTTTGCTTTCGTATTTTGAAACACCTAAAATTGAACTATGTCCAAAATGAGCTGGCTAACACGCTTGAGAGTGTGATTGAATCCTACGGAGGCGAAGGCGCTGTAATTAGCGAGATCAGCGAAATTAACTCGCTAGTCGAGCGTCTTCGCCTGCTAGACGTTCATTCTGATACATACGAGTACTGGCAACGTATTTGGCTGGAAGTGAAATCCAAACTTTTCATGAGTAATTTTGTTTGCTCGGGATTTGAGTTCATTTCCAGTGGCTTGGCAGACGAAATGTCGAAGCTGGTTCTCAGCAACTCTTCTAAGAGCAGCATTTGCCAAAGGGCTTTGATAGAGACATTTGGTGAAGACCTTGAGACGTTTGCCGAAATTATTCAATCGGCGCTTACTCGCCTGGAATCTTTCGAGTTATTAGACTGTGGATTACATGGCGAAGATGGGAAAGGAGCCTCTTTGGGGAAACAGGTTAAAATAAGGCTTGAATACGATGGCGATGCAGTCGAAGATGGAATTCCAAAAAACCTGCAGGCAGTTACTGTTGCAATCCATTGCGTAGCAACATTTAGATCTCTCAATgagttcttgaaacacCGAGTATTACAAAGTCAGCTGATAACCTCTTTAATACCTGCTTTGGCTATGCGGGTTGATCGGCAGGACGACGATGTGAAATGGAGCTTCGATTTCGCGTTTAACAACACAAAATGTGATCATCAAGACACCATTTTTGGGGCGATATTTAGGCCTATCAAGAACGCAGGGAAGGATAGTAAGTCGCTCTGGAGTGAACCGCACATTATCAGATATAAGAAGGCACAGGGGAAGGACAGTGACCAAAAATTGAGTACCCTATACTTCGGCGGCCCAAGAGGGTTGAATGAACTTGGCAGGCTTGAAGGTctccttgtccttcttAAATGTCTCAGAGGTAGTTCTTTGCGGCCTGAATGTTTTGTCAATTCAAAGATAAGTGCTAAGCTAGCATGCCAGCTGGAAGAGCCCCTTATTGTTGCGGGCGGGTTACTTCCTTCGTGGACTGTGCTCCTCACAAGGAATTACCCATTTCTGTTCCCCTTTGAAACTCGGATGTTCTTTCTacaaagctcttcatttGGACATGGAAGGTTGATTCAAGTTTGGAGAAATCGCGTGGGTAGCGACAAGGGAGACTTTGCTGACGCTTTGCATCAATTGGGCAGGCCAACAAGGAGGAAGCTTAAAGTTTCAAGGGGAGCGGTTTTCCTAAGCGCATTGAAGATCCTGGATAAGTACGGCTCAACGCCCAACATTTTAGAGGTTGAGTTCCTCAATGAAGTGGGAACGGGACTAGGTCCTACTCTAGAATTCTTTGCCATTGTATCGAAAGAGTTCGCGTACAAATCTTTGAGAATGTGGAGGTCTGAGAATTTTAATTCCTGTAAAGAGGGCGAACTAGTTGAGGAGCATCTTTTTCCTGCACCTTTACTAGCCTCAAGtaatcaagaaaaaacccTAGAGCTTTTCCACAAACTGGGAACTTTTGTATCAAGGTCCATGCTGGATGATAGAATTTTGGATTTTCGTTTCAGCAAAgcattttttgagctggcTCACATGTATGCTAGAAACGAGAAAATTCGATTTGATGATTTCGACTTGACAATCGACTACATGAGCATGGTTGATCCACACTTAGCCAAGTCTATGAAATACCTGTTCACCCTTAAAAATGATCATGACTTCGAatctttgtctttgacaTTTTATCTTTCAGGGTACAACATAGAGTTGATTGAAAACGGCAAAGATGTTGCCGTAACTATTGAAAACTTCCCTGACTATTTCGAAAGGTTGTCAGATCAGGTCTTGGGCACTGGAGTTAAAATGCAGATCCAAAGTTTTATTGAAGGGTTTTCTCGAACGTTCCCATATACTTCTTTGTTGGCATTGACTCCGGACGAGCTTACGGACCTATTTGGTAGTGTAGAGGAAGATTGGACACACGAGACTTTGTATGCGTATGTTGATGCAGATCATGGCTACAGTCACGATTCAAACATCATCCACGACCTCATATCCATTATGACATCTTTTTCCAAGGCGGAGCGCCGCCTCTTCCTTGAGTTTTTAACAGGATCTCCCAAGTTGCCGATAGGCGGTTTCAAAAGTCTAAACCCAAGGATGACGGTAGTTCGGAAGCATACAGAGAACGATCTAGAGCCGGATCATTACCTCCCAAGTGTAATGACGTGCGCAAACTATTTGAAATTGCCCAAGTATAGCAATaaagatgttttgaagtcaagaGTTCTGCAAGCCATGAAAGAAGGTCTGGGAGCTTTCCTGCTATCTTga
- the STE20 gene encoding mitogen-activated protein kinase kinase kinase kinase STE20 (similar to uniprot|Q03497 Saccharomyces cerevisiae YHL007C STE20 Signal transducing kinase of the PAK (p21-activated kinase) family involved in pheromone response and pseudohyphal/invasive growth pathways activated by Cdc42p binds Ste4p at a GBB motif present in noncatalytic domains of PAK kinases), with amino-acid sequence MSAMSSDSSPRSSSVPDTTTKKKDESIGKLAKQTEGKYELPRAPATLNVNALHAYEEHHNIDEQGYKSMDPGKPKGSQAEEVSEMLQSTTLDDPIQFTRVSSSSALSNSSYEASDIITGSHEPDIGRAKEPQGSNQEPQQPNAFPEIQEQSTIGDKTNSTIRASDHYLAENSRLTNDSMMLVGENEMQLSQEFSTQDSSNLNLENTSHLKSSTPKSDYSRDVSKKDILEPGEEGCLSEQTHNVGTPAKEFNYSSSSGEFPEKNIDIPIVDASNTSKQAWTTPNLVQGGFTQVQYSTATNNRKQPPRSPFRAVSSPFNSMRRGSREEVTESPKSQSRLASPTAENKKRRSGGSRMKGVFSSLMQNMKRTSQGEKRQSSSALKISTPYNAKHVHHVGVDTKTGEYTGLPDEWEKLLTSSGISKKEQQQHPQAVMDIVKFYQDVTEANGEDKVFKTFHVGNSGKNISSTSSFRTPSSPSLNKLENAHSRPQHPNSLGVNSTAHELQSPVNLREAPNVQGTTTNERFMPSRPAPKPPGTPTKNDLTSPLANRNSPATSPKVTHASSLSSGLRSLSRKGTLAKTDHQIPPSSHGKAVVSRNGTISEKSADMAPVRPAPPPPVPKDLPREDNAQTDAQKAAEKKREDRRKKIQQLYAKLTEICTDGDPSKLYKSLIKIGQGASGGVYTAYEVGTNASVAIKQMNLEKQPKKELIINEILVMKASKHANIVNFIDSYLLRGDLWVVMEYMEGGSLTDVVTHCILTEGQIGAVSRETLKGLQFLHSKGVIHRDIKSDNILLSMTGEIKLTDFGFCAQINEINLKRTTMVGTPYWMAPEVVSRKEYGPKVDIWSLGIMIIEMIEGEPPYLNETPLRALYLIATNGTPELKDADSLSDDLKGFLGWCLHVDPDERATASELLSDPFIATYADDVRSLAPLVKLARMKKLAEKMEDGRDSGEESS; translated from the coding sequence ATGTCTGCGATGAGTTCAGATTCTTCACCCCGGTCCTCCTCCGTACCTGATACTACGACGaaaaagaaagatgaaagTATTGGCAAGCTTGCGAAACAAACAGAGGGCAAGTACGAGCTTCCGAGAGCGCCAGCGACTTTGAACGTTAACGCACTGCATGCATATGAGGAGCACCACAATATAGATGAACAAGGGTACAAGTCCATGGATCCGGGCAAACCAAAGGGTTCCCAAGCGGAGGAAGTGAGCGAGATGCTCCAATCGACAACACTAGATGACCCCATCCAGTTTACTAGAGTTTCGTCCTCGTCAGCTTTAAGCAACAGTTCTTACGAAGCAAGTGACATTATAACGGGTTCACATGAGCCTGACATAGGGCGTGCAAAGGAGCCACAAGGTTCTAATCAAGAGCCTCAACAACCAAACGCATtcccagaaattcaagaacAATCCACGATAGGGGACAAAACCAACTCCACAATAAGGGCATCGGACCATTATCTTGCCGAAAATTCTAGGCTAACCAATGATTCTATGATGCTTGTTGGCGAGAACGAGATGCAGCTTTCCCAAGAATTTTCAACTCAAGATAGCTCTAACCTCAACCTTGAAAATACCAGCCACCTCAAAAGCAGCACCCCCAAAAGCGATTACAGTAGGGATGTTTCTAAGAAGGACATATTAGAACCTGGAGAAGAGGGCTGTTTGTCAGAGCAGACTCATAACGTAGGCACTCCTGCTAAAGAGTTCAACTACAGTAGCAGCTCAGGCGAGTTTCCGGAAAAGAACATTGATATTCCTATTGTGGATGCTTCCAATACAAGCAAACAAGCATGGACGACACCAAACCTGGTACAAGGCGGTTTCACGCAAGTACAGTATTCTACCGCGACAAACAATAGAAAGCAGCCGCCAAGATCTCCGTTCAGAGCTGTCTCCTCGCCTTTTAATTCGATGCGCAGAGGTTCCCGGGAAGAAGTGACAGAATCGCCAAAATCGCAGTCTCGGCTTGCTTCCCCAACCGCggagaacaaaaagagaagaagcggcGGAAGCAGAATGAAGGGTGTCTTCTCTTCTCTTATGCAAAACATGAAGAGAACTTCACAAGGGGAGAAGCGCCAATCAAGCTCGGCGTTAAAAATTTCCACACCTTATAATGCAAAACACGTTCATCATGTTGGCGTTGATACTAAGACAGGTGAGTACACAGGTCTTCCTGACGAATGggagaagcttttgactTCAAGTGGTATATCTAAGAAggagcaacagcagcatcCCCAAGCTGTCATGGATATTGTCAAGTTTTATCAAGATGTTACCGAAGCTAATGGGGAGgacaaagttttcaaaacgttTCATGTCGGAAATTCTGGGAAAAATATCTCCAGTACTTCTTCCTTTAGAACCCCTTCTTCGCCTTCTCTTaacaagctcgaaaatgcCCACTCGAGGCCGCAACATCCAAACAGCCTTGGCGTTAACTCCACTGCGCATGAACTTCAGTCTCCAGTAAACCTCAGGGAGGCTCCTAATGTCCAAGGAACCACTACAAATGAAAGGTTCATGCCCAGCCGTCCTGCTCCTAAACCTCCGGGCACACCAACTAAAAATGATTTAACATCGCCATTGGCAAATAGAAACTCACCGGCTACATCTCCGAAGGTAACCCACGCGTCTAGTTTATCATCCGGGCTTCGTTCATTGTCGCGTAAGGGAACTTTGGCAAAAACGGACCATCAAATACCTCCATCTTCACATGGAAAAGCTGTAGTTTCAAGGAATGGGACTATTTCAGAAAAAAGTGCGGACATGGCTCCCGTAAGACCTGCACCTCCTCCGCCTGTTCCAAAAGATTTACCCAGAGAGGATAATGCTCAGACTgatgctcaaaaagcggctgaaaaaaagagagAAGACAGAAGGAAGAAAATTCAACAATTGTACGCAAAGCTAACAGAAATTTGCACCGATGGAGACCCTAGCAAACTTTATAAAAGTCTTATCAAGATAGGCCAAGGCGCGTCGGGCGGTGTTTACACAGCATACGAAGTCGGCACAAACGCCTCCGTTGCAATCAAACAAATGAATCTGGAAAAACAACCTAAAAAGGAATTAATCATAAACGAGATTTTGGTGATGAAGGCGAGCAAGCATGCTAACAtcgtcaacttcatcgACTCTTACCTGCTGAGGGGCGACTTGTGGGTGGTTATGGAGTATATGGAAGGCGGCTCGTTAACTGATGTTGTGACACACTGTATTTTGACTGAGGGCCAAATAGGGGCTGTCAGCAGAGAGACACTAAAAGGCCTGCAGTTCTTGCATTCAAAAGGCGTTATTCATCGTGATATTAAATCTGATAATATTCTTCTCTCTATGACGGGGGAGATTAAACTCACTGATTTTGGGTTTTGTGCCCAGATCAACGAGATCAACTTAAAGCGCACGACCATGGTTGGAACACCGTACTGGATGGCACCTGAGGTTGTCTCTAGAAAAGAATACGGTCCTAAAGTTGATATTTGGTCTTTGGGTATTATGATCATCGAGATGATTGAAGGGGAGCCACCTTATCTCAACGAAACCCCACTACGTGCCCTTTATTTGATTGCTACAAATGGAACACCAGAATTAAAGGACGCAGACAGTTTGAGTGACGATCTTAAGGGTTTCTTGGGCTGGTGTTTGCACGTCGACCCCGATGAGAGGGCTACTGCCTCAGAACTGTTGTCAGACCCTTTTATTGCAACATATGCAGATGATGTCAGGTCTTTAGCGCCACTGGTTAAACTTGCgagaatgaagaagcttgcAGAAAAGATGGAAGACGGGAGAGATAGCGGAGAAGAAAGTTCGTGA
- the MRT4 gene encoding mRNA turnover protein MRT4 (highly similar to uniprot|P33201 Saccharomyces cerevisiae YKL009W MRT4 Protein involved in mRNA turnover and ribosome assembly localizes to the nucleolus), translating into MPRSKRSKLVTLAQTDKKGRENKERIFDEVREALDTFRFVWVLHLDDVRTPVLQEIRSAWVGSKLIMGKRKVLQKSLGEKREEEYKENIFALSKLCSGVTGLLFTDEEPQVVQEYFKSYVRADYSRPKSKAPLTFEIPAGIIYSRGGQIPAEDDVPMVHSLEPTLRNKFMIPTKIKAGKITIESPYLVCTEGETLDVRQALILKQFGVAAAEFRVKVAAYYDNETSSVETVNINIESA; encoded by the coding sequence ATGCCTAGATCTAAACGTTCGAAGCTCGTAACTCTCGCCCAAACTGACAAAAAGGGcagagaaaacaaagagagAATCTTCGATGAGGTTAGAGAAGCTTTGGATACATTTCGGTTTGTGTGGGTATTGCACCTTGATGACGTGAGAACTCCTGTCCTACAGGAAATAAGGTCCGCATGGGTAGGTTCAAAGCTAATCATGGGCAAGCGCAAGGTGTTGCAGAAGTCTCTGGGCGAGAAAAGGGAGGAGGAgtacaaagaaaacatcTTCGCTCTTTCGAAGCTCTGTTCCGGTGTTACCGGCTTGCTGTTCACAGACGAGGAGCCTCAAGTCGTGCAGGAGTATTTTAAATCTTACGTCAGGGCCGACTACTCAAGACCAAAGTCTAAGGCCCCGCTAACGTTTGAGATACCGGCAGGGATTATTTACTCGCGTGGGGGTCAGATCCCTGCGGAAGACGACGTGCCCATGGTCCACTCATTGGAGCCAACATTGAGAAACAAGTTTATGATTCCTaccaagatcaaggccGGAAAGATCACGATAGAAAGTCCTTACTTGGTGTGCACGGAAGGCGAAACCCTTGATGTGCGTCAAGCTCTGATCTTGAAGCAATTCGGTGTAGCAGCGGCTGAATTCAGGGTTAAGGTTGCCGCGTACTATGACAATGAAACATCGTCAGTCGAGACGGTAAACATCAACATAGAATCTGCATAA